The genomic region TCCTCGACCTGGCATCGGATCCCGCCGGCACCGTGCTCTACACGTGGCAGGACCTGGTTCAGCCCTACACCAAGAGCTACCCCATCGTCAACTGCCCAGACGCTCCCTCCGGCTGGGACGGCGGTCCGCCCGACTACGGATACTGGCTCAGCTACGGCATCAACGGCCGCGCAGCGATCCAGGGCTTCCCGTACTGGGTGACCCGCGGGCCCGGTTCCTGGTTCCAGCAGTACATCGCAGCCGGCGTACAGTACGACGGCATTGCGGGTGACGCCGACATGCACCACTTCTACTATCCGAACGTGGTGAACTCGCTGGCGCTCGCCAATGTTGCCCGCCCATCCGAGTATGTCTTCATCCAGGACGCCGGCAACTTCGACGCGTGGCACGGCATCTTCGGCATGCAGTCCGCGCTCGGCTGGTGCGGCGCGTGGGTGGATCCGGCCAAGTATCCAGGCTGGGGCACCAGTTCTCCTCCGGCGTACGCGTTCTTCGGACCGCAGCCCCGCCACTCCGGTGGCAACCAGTTCTGCTATGTCGCAACCCGCGCCACTACCTACGGAGAAGGCGTAGCGAACATCGCGTTTCTGGACGGCCACGCGAAGGGGATGAAGGCCGGACAGTGGCTGCAGATACTGGCCGGCAGCACCAACGGTGGCGCGCCCGGCGAACTGAACTACTTCGAACCAAATCAGTAACTCGGCCTGACTGCTCGCTGCGGAATACAGCAGAAACGAGGGTCGGAGCGCAATTCGCGCTCCGACCCTCGTTTTGTGTGCCGCCTGCCGTCCGTGCAAGCAGGGTTGGTAACGGGGTATACTGGCTCACGCCGTTGCTGGAACGGCAAAGTGCGAAAGGGCGCTCGTAGCTCAGCGGATAGAGCGATAGGTTGCGGACCTATAGGCCGGGGGTTCGATTCCCTTCGAGCGCATTGCATGCCTGGCGCGTTGAGGCATACGAATTGGTTTAGCTGCCCTCGTAGCTCACCGGATAGAGCGCTTCCGTCCTAAGGAAGGCGCAGGGGGTTCGATTCCCTCCGAGGGCGCCATCCATGACCACGGCACCTGGTGCGAAGGTGGCATGGCTCGGAGAGATGTCCGAGTGGTCGATGGTGCGGCTCTCGAAAAGCCGTGGGCGTCACAGCCCCGTGGGTTCGAATCCCACTCTCTCCGTACGCATTCGGAACGGTGCGCGCCCTGCCAACGCAGCTATTACGGGCTAGCGGGCAAAACGCGAGGCGGTTTGCCACGCTCCGCGAATTAGCGGCGCCCACCCGCCGCCGCAGGTCTCGCGCCCTCCTTTCGCGGAGCGGCATCCAGTTCACCTGCGCCCCACGATCTCCGAACCGAAGTCAGCTTGACGGCAACCGTTTGGCCAACCTGCCGCCTGCTGTCGTCCAGATCGATCAATAGCCCGCCTGCCCAGCCTACGCATCGCCCGGCCTCTTTGAGCAGCGATCGCGCCACGCGACACTGTGTGACCCCGGAGGCACGCAGTGACGCGACCTCCGCTTCCAGCGCGTCGGCATCGGCCGGTTTGATCGAGTACTTTTCCAGGTGCGCGTCATCGTCGGCACGCACAAAGACCGCGCACTGCAACAGCCGCTCCAGCTCCTCAACGGCAGCGCTTTCGGGACCGATCAACAGTTCGGCCACATCGGTGTGGCACCGCACGATGAACGCCTTGCCACGATTTGCCTGTGCCGAAGCCATCCGGCGCAGGTCACGCTCAATCAGGTTGGTTACGCTCTCCGCCGATGGCAGATGACCGCGACCGTTGCAGTACGGACACTCGTCCGTCATGAAGCCGGTGAGCGTTTCGCCGGTTCGCTTACGCGTCATCTCCACCAGCCCCAGCCCGCTTATTCCGGAAATCCGCGTGCGAGAGCGGTCCTTCCGGAGCGCAGACTCCAGCGTGCGCAGCACGGTCTGCTTGTCGCGGACGCTGGACATATCGATAAAGTCGATGACAATGATTCCGCCGATGTCACGCAGGCGCAGCTGTCGCGCGATCTCATCGGCAGCGTCGACATTCGTCTTAAGAATGGTCTCGTTCAGGCTGGCGCCGCCAACGTACCGGCTGGTGTTCACGTCGATCACGGTGAGGGCTTCGGTCTCGTCAATAACCAGCGAACCGCCGTTCTTCATGAAGACCTTGCGGCGCGTCAGCCGGTCCAGCTCCTCCTCCAGGCCAAAGTGATCGAAAATCGGCTCGCGCCCATCGTAAAGTTGGATCCGCCCGGCGAGACCAGGTGAAATCCGCATCAAGAGGTCGTTGGCCTTCTCGTACTCCGCCGGATCGTCGATGATCATGCGGTCCACGTCGGAACCGAAGATATCACGGATGGTTTTGTACAGCAGAGAGAGATCCTGCTGCACCAGCGCCGGGGCGCGGCGCTCTCCGGCGGCGATCTGTACATCGGACCAGGTCTTCTTGAGGAACTCGATATCCTGGACCAGATCCTCTTCCGCCTTGTCTTCGGCCTCGGTCCGCACGATGATGCCGGCGCCGGCTGGCCGCAGCTTGTCGGCGATCCGGCGCAGCCTGTCGCGCTCGCGCGCATCCTCAATCTTGCGCGAAATGCCGATCGAGTTGATCTCCGGCATCAGCACCAGATACCGGCCGGGAAGCGATATCCGTGTAGAGACGCGCGCGCCTTTGGTGCTCCGCGGCCCCTTGATCACCTGAACCAGCAGCTCCTGGCCGGTGCGCACCACGTCGCGTATACGCTGGTCGCGCAGGTCGGAGCGCCGCAGCCGGCCGCGACCCTGCTGCCAGCGGGTTGGCGATGCGCTGGCGGCCACCGGCGCCGCTTCCTCGGCTGCCTGGTCGTCATCGGCGTACTCGATATCGTCGGCCAGGTCGTCATCGTCCGGCTCGTCATCATCGGTGAGATCACCA from Armatimonadota bacterium harbors:
- a CDS encoding Rne/Rng family ribonuclease, translated to MSKEIIVNVGERETRICVVEDSRPLELQIEREERVVGGVYKAKVVNVLQGMDAAFVDIGLERNAFLYVGDVLPTSFSGSLASRGKPAPGPVARVEEADSAESGDLTDDDEPDDDDLADDIEYADDDQAAEEAAPVAASASPTRWQQGRGRLRRSDLRDQRIRDVVRTGQELLVQVIKGPRSTKGARVSTRISLPGRYLVLMPEINSIGISRKIEDARERDRLRRIADKLRPAGAGIIVRTEAEDKAEEDLVQDIEFLKKTWSDVQIAAGERRAPALVQQDLSLLYKTIRDIFGSDVDRMIIDDPAEYEKANDLLMRISPGLAGRIQLYDGREPIFDHFGLEEELDRLTRRKVFMKNGGSLVIDETEALTVIDVNTSRYVGGASLNETILKTNVDAADEIARQLRLRDIGGIIVIDFIDMSSVRDKQTVLRTLESALRKDRSRTRISGISGLGLVEMTRKRTGETLTGFMTDECPYCNGRGHLPSAESVTNLIERDLRRMASAQANRGKAFIVRCHTDVAELLIGPESAAVEELERLLQCAVFVRADDDAHLEKYSIKPADADALEAEVASLRASGVTQCRVARSLLKEAGRCVGWAGGLLIDLDDSRRQVGQTVAVKLTSVRRSWGAGELDAAPRKEGARPAAAGGRR